In Gopherus flavomarginatus isolate rGopFla2 chromosome 5, rGopFla2.mat.asm, whole genome shotgun sequence, one DNA window encodes the following:
- the LOC127051533 gene encoding uncharacterized protein LOC127051533: MQSPENRKRAPAWNTQELLDLIAVWGEESVLSELRSSRRNEKTFEKISNAMRQRGHSRDSLQCRVKVKELRQAYQKTKAAKGRSGSGPKTCRFYEELNAILGNCATTNSPLSVDSEVGVVISATAEDLEDVEDVDEEKEEDETAENTEHSILLNSQDLFLTLTEVPWQPSQASSPENEAVEASSAAHFSSLPSPVRQGGQIRRLRKKRTREEMFTEIMAVTCTERANQGDWKHLVAKYREAASQREDRRDAKNDLWREEDQRWRAATLELLRDQTDILRSMLEELRGHRVPLQPMYNLPQYSPCPTPSRTRRVRTRGGRLSATAHSTPVDSPTRRLSLH, translated from the exons atgcaatctcctgagaataggaaaagagctccagcatggaacacacaggagttgttggatctgatagctgtatggggagaagagtcagtacTTTCAGAACTGCGgtccagtagacgaaatgagaaaacctttgaaaagatttctaatgccatgcggcaGAGAGGACATAGCAGAGACTcgttgcagtgcagagttaaagtgaaggagctcagacaggcgtaccagaagaccaaagcagcaaagggcaggtcaggatctggccccaaaacatgccgcttctacgaggAGCTTAATGCAATATTAGGGAACTGTGCAACGACAAactcccccttgtctgtggattcagaggtgggggtagtgATCTCTGCCACTGCTGAAGACTTAGAGGACGTCGAAGATGTggatgaggaaaaggaggaggacgagacagcagagaacacagagcATTCAATTCTCCttaacagccaggatcttttcctaaccctgacagaagtaccctggcagccctctcaagccagtagcccagaaaatgaagctgtggaagcgtcctctg ctgcacatttctccagcctcccttctCCTGTCCGACAGGGAGGTCAGATAAGGAGGctaaggaagaagaggacgcgggaggagatgttcacagaaataatggcagtaacctGTACTGAGAGAGCTAATCAGGGCGACTGGAAACatttggtcgcaaagtacagggaggctgccagtcaacgtgaagacaggagggacgctaaAAATGATTTGTGGCGGGAGGAAGATCAGCGTTGGCGGGCAGCAACGCTGGagcttcttcgtgatcagactgacatcctccgcagtatgctggaagagctgcggggtcacagagtgccactgcagcccatgtataacctccctcagtattCACCGTGTCCCactccttccagaaccaggcgtgtaagaacgcgtgggggaaggctttctgcaactgcccactccacccccgtggacagtccaaccagaaggctgtcattacattga